The Virgibacillus phasianinus genome includes a window with the following:
- a CDS encoding acyl-CoA dehydrogenase family protein: MKLTDLTTMEERIAALEEKVKPFTDRSQEYDEKASFPFENFKVLKEIGYPALTVPKEYGGLGISLYEMLRHQETIAKADGSTALSIGWHMGLTKFLGEHHIWEEAKYQAFTRDVLETGALLNNAATEPATGSPTRGGKPETVASKTKDGWIINGRKTFTTLAPILSYFVVSASIDGSDQVANFLIKRERSGLEVDETWDSIAMRGTGSHDLVLNDVKVDDSDLVQYMTPGKKPATGWLLHIPACYLGIARAAQKYAVEFATNYSPNSINGTISELPNVKQKIGEMELRVMQNQHFLYSVARKWDESSEDVRQTMKPELGAVKLSVVNQAVEIVDLAMRIAGARSLSRQNPLQRYYRDVRAGIHNPPMDDMTVMQLASTSIARQRDKK, encoded by the coding sequence ATGAAGTTAACTGACCTTACTACAATGGAAGAAAGAATCGCAGCATTAGAAGAAAAAGTAAAGCCTTTTACCGATAGATCGCAAGAATACGATGAAAAAGCTTCATTTCCTTTTGAAAACTTTAAGGTTTTAAAAGAAATAGGCTATCCCGCATTAACCGTACCTAAAGAGTATGGTGGTCTAGGGATTTCCCTGTATGAAATGTTACGACATCAGGAAACGATTGCCAAAGCGGATGGCTCAACCGCGCTTTCCATTGGCTGGCACATGGGACTAACTAAATTTCTTGGTGAACACCACATCTGGGAGGAGGCGAAATATCAGGCATTTACCAGGGACGTTCTTGAAACTGGGGCGCTATTAAACAATGCTGCTACGGAACCAGCTACCGGAAGCCCCACCCGAGGCGGCAAACCAGAAACTGTAGCATCGAAAACCAAAGATGGCTGGATCATTAATGGCCGAAAAACGTTTACTACCCTGGCACCAATTTTAAGTTATTTTGTTGTTAGTGCTTCAATTGACGGCAGTGATCAGGTTGCCAACTTTTTAATCAAACGAGAACGAAGCGGACTGGAAGTGGATGAGACCTGGGATTCCATTGCAATGCGGGGAACCGGCAGTCACGATTTAGTTCTGAATGATGTAAAAGTTGATGATAGTGATCTTGTTCAGTATATGACACCCGGCAAGAAACCAGCGACGGGATGGCTATTGCATATTCCAGCATGTTATCTTGGTATAGCACGTGCTGCACAGAAGTATGCGGTTGAATTCGCCACAAACTATTCACCTAACAGCATTAACGGCACTATTTCGGAACTGCCTAACGTTAAGCAAAAGATCGGTGAAATGGAATTGCGCGTGATGCAGAACCAGCACTTTTTGTATTCAGTAGCAAGAAAATGGGATGAGAGCAGTGAAGATGTTCGTCAAACAATGAAACCGGAGCTTGGCGCAGTAAAGCTTTCTGTTGTGAATCAGGCAGTGGAAATTGTTGACCTGGCCATGCGGATTGCTGGTGCCAGAAGCTTATCCAGACAAAATCCATTACAGCGCTATTACCGTGATGTCCGTGCTGGGATACACAACCCGCCAATGGATGACATGACAGTCATGCAGCTTGCATCCACGTCCATTGCAAGGCAAAGGGATAAGAAGTAA
- a CDS encoding fumarylacetoacetate hydrolase family protein — MKYIRFQYNDEVMYGTLANEQITKLSGDFLDKRAVPLDETYDLNDVKVLSPVNPGKMVAIGLNYEEHAKEQKKPIPEEPMMFMVSPTAVINDDEEILLPTTDRLIEFEAELAVVIGTKAKNVKKQDALSYVFGYTCANDVSDRDLQKKDGQYTRAKSFDTFKPLGPVIATELNPNNLNISLESNGEVRQNSNTSDLIHDVESVIEHVTEVMTLYPGDVLLTGTPSGVGALRSGDRIEIEIEGIGKLKNQVG; from the coding sequence ATGAAATACATAAGGTTTCAATATAATGATGAGGTAATGTACGGAACGCTTGCAAATGAACAAATTACAAAGCTGTCTGGTGACTTTTTAGATAAGCGGGCTGTTCCATTAGATGAAACTTACGATTTAAACGATGTGAAGGTACTATCGCCAGTCAATCCAGGAAAAATGGTCGCAATTGGTTTAAATTATGAAGAACATGCAAAAGAACAAAAAAAGCCCATACCAGAAGAACCGATGATGTTCATGGTATCACCAACAGCGGTTATTAATGATGACGAAGAAATTTTACTGCCTACCACTGATCGTTTGATAGAGTTTGAGGCGGAACTTGCAGTAGTGATTGGTACGAAAGCAAAAAATGTCAAGAAGCAGGACGCACTATCCTACGTTTTTGGTTATACATGCGCCAATGATGTGTCAGATCGGGATTTACAAAAGAAGGACGGACAGTATACACGTGCCAAATCATTCGATACATTTAAACCACTTGGTCCAGTAATTGCAACAGAATTAAACCCTAATAACCTGAACATCAGCCTGGAATCAAATGGGGAGGTAAGACAAAATTCCAATACATCCGATTTAATTCATGATGTGGAAAGTGTTATTGAACATGTCACTGAGGTAATGACACTATATCCGGGTGATGTGCTGTTAACTGGTACACCATCCGGAGTTGGGGCCCTTCGTTCTGGAGATAGGATTGAAATAGAGATAGAAGGGATCGGCAAATTGAAGAATCAGGTCGGTTAA
- the hpaB gene encoding 4-hydroxyphenylacetate 3-monooxygenase, oxygenase component has product MPAITGKEYIKRIDKLKNNVWIDGKQVTGNISEHPAFKGVMKSQAALYDLQHDKSMKDRMTYPSPLTGDPVGVSYLQAKTREDLARRRAMVQQWAKSNNGMMGRSPDYMNTVLMAFASSIEFLRGKENCFPENITKFYEYARENDLSMTHTFIDPQVNRAEYYMEDTEEPIAAKMVGKTKQGIVIKGARLLATQGGITDEILVFSAGGIFDKANGFAFSIPSNSEGLRFVCRESFAGGESAYDYPLSSRFEEMDTIVVFDNVVVPWDRVFYYDNIEVSNTFMGASSFQPFTLHQAVSRQIVKTEFVLGVVQSIIDTINISEYQHVQEKASEIIVALETMKALVIKSEVEAEIDEWGFMRPDRTTLQIAINTFPRIYPRFTEIIQQLGASGLMAIPTENAFKSSVRPDLDQYLQAKSRNAEDRVRMFRLAWDLTMSSFGTRETLYERYFFGDPIKLSSQLYFTYDKNEYVERVKKLLKEK; this is encoded by the coding sequence ATGCCAGCTATAACTGGTAAAGAATATATCAAACGGATTGATAAATTGAAAAATAATGTTTGGATTGATGGCAAGCAGGTGACTGGCAACATCTCGGAGCATCCTGCTTTTAAGGGTGTAATGAAGAGCCAGGCTGCCCTGTACGACTTACAACATGATAAATCAATGAAGGATAGGATGACCTATCCCTCTCCTTTAACAGGCGACCCTGTGGGTGTTTCCTATTTGCAGGCAAAAACCCGGGAAGATTTGGCGCGCAGGCGAGCGATGGTTCAGCAGTGGGCTAAGTCCAATAACGGCATGATGGGTAGAAGTCCCGACTACATGAATACCGTATTAATGGCATTCGCCTCCTCTATTGAATTCTTGCGTGGAAAAGAAAACTGTTTTCCTGAAAATATCACGAAATTCTATGAGTATGCACGAGAAAATGACTTATCCATGACGCATACATTTATTGATCCGCAGGTTAATCGAGCTGAATATTATATGGAAGACACGGAAGAGCCAATCGCTGCTAAAATGGTAGGTAAAACGAAACAGGGGATTGTGATCAAAGGTGCTAGGCTATTGGCAACTCAAGGCGGGATTACGGACGAAATTTTGGTGTTTTCGGCTGGTGGAATATTCGATAAAGCTAATGGATTTGCTTTTTCAATCCCAAGTAATAGCGAAGGATTGAGATTTGTTTGCCGGGAATCATTTGCAGGTGGTGAATCTGCCTATGATTATCCATTAAGCTCCCGTTTTGAGGAAATGGATACGATTGTTGTGTTCGATAATGTGGTGGTTCCGTGGGACCGGGTTTTTTATTATGACAATATTGAGGTTTCTAATACATTCATGGGTGCAAGTTCCTTTCAGCCATTTACGTTGCATCAGGCTGTTTCCAGACAGATTGTTAAAACGGAATTTGTGTTAGGTGTCGTCCAGTCTATTATCGATACCATCAATATTAGTGAATACCAGCATGTACAGGAAAAAGCATCGGAAATTATTGTTGCACTGGAAACGATGAAGGCGCTAGTGATTAAATCAGAGGTTGAGGCCGAAATTGATGAATGGGGTTTTATGCGGCCAGACCGTACTACATTGCAAATTGCTATCAATACATTCCCAAGAATATATCCGCGATTTACTGAGATTATTCAGCAGCTTGGTGCAAGCGGGTTAATGGCAATCCCTACAGAGAATGCCTTTAAATCTAGTGTGCGCCCGGATTTAGATCAATATCTTCAGGCGAAATCACGGAATGCAGAGGACCGGGTCCGCATGTTTCGTTTAGCATGGGATTTAACGATGAGCTCCTTTGGCACAAGAGAAACATTATATGAACGCTATTTCTTTGGTGATCCAATCAAACTATCTAGTCAATTGTATTTTACCTATGATAAAAATGAATATGTGGAGCGGGTTAAGAAACTTTTGAAGGAAAAATAA
- a CDS encoding MFS transporter, with translation MKTGTLASHNVRVLFWAELFGSVRFIQPVLALFYFARGLDEASILWVLLFWSTGVLIGEVPTGMFADCYGAKRSFIIGAMLSMISHGMLVFAYDPWMFFASSLLSGFAVTFFSGADEALIYESLKESNEENLMDKALGIIQSAQFIVMVFALILGAIIAKDLTNDQFILLILLGLVFQSVQVGLLFYVKDSQGQGNYREKPFKQVKEGILAIKRAPQVLWMFLNITLVFIPTAAIFDKFSDKLLSDADLPVYLIGFVFAGLSLLSFFVSRSIGWITSRFSRIKVLYVTGGLGVTGLVLVAYYRETLWILLITMLILRFVRTVRYPVYAQLANDIIPSHVRATTISLLSIVDSVCDLIIFSSVAGIAIFGFKELFLASAAIALIGSLLPIRPVPKRG, from the coding sequence TTGAAAACAGGCACATTGGCATCACATAATGTACGTGTATTATTTTGGGCGGAATTATTTGGGAGTGTTCGATTTATTCAGCCGGTCCTGGCTTTATTCTATTTTGCCCGAGGATTGGATGAGGCATCTATTCTCTGGGTATTGCTTTTTTGGAGCACCGGTGTATTAATCGGCGAGGTTCCAACAGGTATGTTCGCCGATTGTTATGGCGCAAAACGATCATTTATTATTGGCGCTATGTTAAGTATGATTAGCCATGGAATGCTTGTCTTTGCATATGACCCTTGGATGTTTTTTGCAAGCAGCCTTTTAAGCGGATTTGCAGTGACTTTCTTTAGCGGAGCAGATGAAGCATTAATCTATGAATCATTGAAAGAATCAAATGAAGAAAATTTAATGGATAAAGCACTAGGAATTATTCAGTCTGCGCAATTTATTGTCATGGTTTTTGCACTTATTTTAGGTGCGATTATCGCAAAAGATTTAACCAATGATCAGTTCATCCTGCTCATCTTGTTGGGTCTAGTTTTCCAGTCCGTTCAAGTTGGTCTACTATTTTATGTTAAAGATTCACAAGGCCAGGGTAACTATCGGGAAAAACCATTTAAGCAAGTAAAAGAAGGAATACTGGCTATCAAAAGGGCTCCCCAAGTGTTATGGATGTTCCTAAATATTACGCTCGTCTTCATCCCGACAGCGGCGATATTCGATAAGTTTAGTGACAAATTACTTAGTGATGCCGATTTACCGGTTTATTTAATCGGTTTCGTATTTGCAGGGCTGTCCTTACTAAGTTTTTTCGTTTCCCGTTCAATTGGATGGATTACATCCCGGTTTTCCCGAATTAAGGTTTTATATGTAACTGGCGGGTTGGGTGTTACCGGATTAGTATTGGTTGCCTACTACCGGGAAACACTGTGGATTTTACTTATTACAATGTTAATCCTGCGCTTTGTGCGAACAGTCCGTTATCCCGTATACGCCCAGTTGGCTAATGATATTATTCCTTCGCATGTGAGGGCGACAACCATTTCGTTACTGTCGATTGTCGACTCCGTCTGTGATTTGATTATTTTCAGCAGCGTGGCCGGAATTGCCATATTTGGTTTTAAAGAATTGTTCTTAGCAAGTGCAGCTATTGCACTGATCGGAAGTTTACTGCCGATACGCCCAGTACCCAAAAGAGGATAA
- a CDS encoding dipeptidase, translating into MKIIDTHCDALLKLQLAKRGMFQEGAALDYTTSKHLNTNLHNLQTGRVMGQFFAIFINPDVPSDEKWQHALEQIDLFYTEILGKNPKMKHIKSWADFDRLQDGEIAAVLTLEGADAFGNDLVKLRHLYRLGVLSIGLTWNNANLCADGAGEPRGGGLTLLGKEVVKLNNENHVFTDVSHLPIKGFWDVMETAKYPIASHSNARSLCDHVRNLNDEQVKAMFANNGNIHVVFNPPFIDESEKASLADLIKHIDHLCSLGGVKQIGFGSDFDGISTFVTDLEDSSKYQNLINELLKHYSEDQVKGFAYQNFLRNRPGL; encoded by the coding sequence ATGAAAATAATCGATACACACTGTGATGCACTACTAAAGCTACAGCTTGCGAAACGAGGAATGTTTCAAGAGGGAGCAGCACTTGACTATACAACTTCTAAACATCTAAATACCAATCTACATAATTTACAGACCGGTCGAGTAATGGGCCAGTTCTTTGCTATTTTCATTAATCCAGATGTGCCTTCCGATGAAAAATGGCAGCATGCATTGGAACAAATTGATTTATTTTATACCGAAATACTTGGAAAAAATCCAAAGATGAAGCACATCAAATCATGGGCAGACTTTGATCGTCTGCAAGATGGTGAGATTGCCGCGGTACTGACATTGGAGGGTGCGGATGCATTTGGAAATGACCTAGTAAAACTCAGGCATCTGTATCGTCTTGGGGTATTATCTATCGGACTAACATGGAATAATGCCAATCTTTGTGCTGATGGGGCTGGGGAGCCGCGTGGGGGAGGACTCACATTACTTGGTAAAGAAGTGGTAAAACTAAATAATGAAAATCACGTTTTCACTGATGTTTCTCATTTACCGATTAAAGGTTTCTGGGACGTCATGGAAACAGCGAAATATCCAATTGCTAGTCATTCAAATGCGCGCAGCCTTTGTGATCATGTGCGAAATCTGAACGATGAACAGGTTAAGGCGATGTTCGCGAACAACGGGAACATTCATGTTGTTTTCAACCCGCCATTTATTGATGAAAGTGAAAAAGCAAGTTTAGCAGATCTTATCAAGCACATTGATCACCTATGTTCACTTGGTGGTGTCAAACAGATTGGCTTCGGTTCTGATTTTGATGGTATATCTACGTTTGTGACCGATTTGGAGGATTCATCTAAATACCAAAATTTGATTAATGAATTGCTTAAACACTATTCTGAGGATCAGGTTAAAGGTTTTGCCTACCAAAACTTCTTAAGGAATCGGCCTGGATTGTAG
- a CDS encoding serine hydrolase produces the protein MKQLIDKIKTITKEAGGTWGISLEDLDTKETWTSNGEQVFTAASVIKVPILIAAFAAFDQKLLVPSDTVELKKEDLVAGSGVLQHMTPGTYFTIYDLLTLMIIQSDNTATNMIIDLLGAEKINQTMEELGLKKSKFFNRLMIVPANREGVNQITALEMTAMLKQLVTGQVVSLYACEQMIDIMKKQQLQDCLPGRLPELESEIIGVPEAWQLAHKTGSVTRVCHDVGIFYVGEKTMIASVLSKGIDDIKAPGLFADIGFEIYHYLKQ, from the coding sequence ATGAAGCAATTAATAGACAAGATAAAAACTATTACCAAGGAGGCAGGCGGGACATGGGGAATCTCACTGGAGGATCTCGATACAAAGGAGACGTGGACTAGCAATGGGGAACAAGTCTTTACTGCAGCAAGTGTAATTAAGGTACCTATTTTAATAGCTGCTTTTGCTGCTTTCGACCAAAAGTTACTAGTTCCGAGTGATACCGTTGAATTAAAAAAGGAAGATTTGGTTGCCGGATCAGGTGTACTTCAGCATATGACGCCTGGAACTTATTTTACTATCTATGATCTACTAACGCTGATGATTATTCAAAGTGATAATACTGCGACAAATATGATAATTGACCTGCTCGGCGCTGAAAAGATTAATCAGACAATGGAAGAATTAGGTTTGAAGAAAAGTAAGTTCTTTAACAGATTGATGATTGTTCCGGCAAATCGCGAGGGGGTCAATCAAATTACGGCATTAGAAATGACAGCAATGTTGAAACAACTTGTAACAGGTCAGGTCGTATCCTTGTATGCCTGTGAACAAATGATTGATATCATGAAGAAACAGCAGCTTCAGGATTGTTTGCCCGGCAGACTGCCAGAACTGGAATCGGAAATAATAGGGGTTCCGGAGGCTTGGCAACTGGCACATAAAACTGGTTCTGTAACGAGAGTCTGTCATGATGTTGGCATCTTTTATGTTGGAGAAAAAACCATGATTGCTTCAGTCCTGTCAAAAGGGATTGATGATATTAAAGCACCGGGATTGTTTGCAGACATTGGTTTTGAAATCTATCATTACCTGAAACAGTAA
- a CDS encoding gamma-glutamyl-gamma-aminobutyrate hydrolase family protein produces MKSVIGVTASMDENEADYYVATENTAGIIRAGGIPVILPNLVDEENVAQIASTIDGLYATGGGDIDPTLFGEEPHPKLGLIIPSRDMFEMLLIKKMLELGKPVLAICRGCQVLNIAAEGDMYQDIYSQINKDLLQHQQKAPKAHGSHYVNVAGGSLLHRLTNADTLKVNTMHHQANRKVVEPFVISGMANDGIIEAIESNAHEFVLGIQWHPERMAVSGDEASLKIFRGFVDACKK; encoded by the coding sequence ATGAAATCTGTTATAGGAGTTACTGCTTCAATGGATGAAAATGAAGCAGATTATTATGTCGCGACTGAAAATACAGCGGGTATCATTCGCGCCGGTGGCATCCCGGTCATTTTACCTAATTTGGTTGATGAAGAAAATGTTGCACAAATAGCCAGTACAATCGATGGATTGTATGCGACTGGCGGAGGCGATATTGACCCAACATTGTTTGGTGAGGAACCACATCCAAAGTTAGGGCTAATTATTCCTTCCAGGGATATGTTTGAAATGTTGCTGATTAAAAAAATGCTGGAACTCGGCAAGCCTGTGTTGGCCATATGCCGGGGCTGCCAGGTGTTAAACATTGCAGCAGAAGGGGATATGTATCAGGATATTTATTCCCAAATCAATAAAGACTTGCTGCAGCATCAACAAAAGGCACCAAAAGCACATGGTTCGCATTACGTAAATGTCGCAGGAGGCAGTCTTTTACATCGTTTAACAAATGCCGATACACTGAAGGTAAATACAATGCATCATCAGGCTAACAGAAAAGTGGTCGAACCTTTTGTGATTAGTGGAATGGCCAATGACGGAATAATTGAGGCGATTGAAAGTAATGCCCATGAGTTTGTGCTGGGCATTCAATGGCATCCGGAGAGGATGGCTGTATCTGGTGATGAAGCATCATTGAAAATTTTTCGGGGTTTTGTAGATGCATGCAAAAAATAA
- a CDS encoding peptide ABC transporter substrate-binding protein, with protein sequence MKLSKFSLLLTLGLLLSMLMAACSNDSGGETKDEPKKEAEGSEDVEQVFNLTSSDIIPTMDSSLATDLLAFQALSGTTEGLYRLGKDGEIVEGIATEHKVSEDALTWTFTLREDAVWSNGDPVTAHDFVYAWRRAVDPKTGSEYGPYMMGGVLKNATAVNEGKKDVDQLGVKADGDYTLVVTLEKPIPYFESLTTFGTYYPLNQKFVEEQGDAYATSSDALLSNGPFKLTDWKSTSDSWTLVKNEDYWDADAVTLQKINYDVVKDPQVGVDLYEKGKLDRTDLTSELVDVYAANDDYEVTLGTGVYFLKFNQTKSEALANKNIRKALSQAFNKQALVDEILNDGSIVAKGFVPKNFVKMPESGKDFREASGDLSTYDAESAKELWKRGMQELGKDKVELEFLSSDSETSKEMGEFIANQLEQNLEGLDITLKQVPFEQRLALDSDMDYQIQFSSWFPDYLDPYTFLNLWVTDGGNNKMGYSNPEYDELLAKTANELALKPVERYDAFLQAEKILFEDAAIAPVYQSATAQLVSPKMEGVINNSFGALYEYKWASVAK encoded by the coding sequence ATGAAATTATCTAAATTTTCATTACTCTTGACGCTGGGTTTATTACTTAGCATGCTGATGGCTGCATGCTCCAATGACAGTGGTGGCGAGACAAAAGATGAGCCAAAGAAGGAAGCGGAAGGCAGTGAAGATGTAGAACAGGTATTTAATTTGACTTCATCCGATATTATTCCGACGATGGATTCATCGCTGGCAACGGATTTATTGGCATTCCAGGCTTTAAGCGGCACAACGGAAGGATTGTACCGGTTGGGGAAAGACGGAGAAATTGTTGAGGGAATCGCCACAGAACACAAAGTAAGTGAAGACGCACTTACATGGACATTTACACTTCGGGAAGATGCAGTATGGTCGAATGGTGATCCTGTAACCGCACACGATTTTGTGTATGCTTGGCGGCGCGCAGTTGATCCCAAAACAGGTTCTGAATATGGCCCATATATGATGGGAGGCGTACTTAAGAATGCGACAGCAGTTAATGAAGGGAAAAAAGACGTAGATCAATTAGGTGTAAAAGCTGATGGGGACTATACATTGGTTGTAACACTTGAAAAGCCAATACCATATTTTGAGTCACTAACAACGTTTGGTACATACTATCCGTTGAATCAGAAGTTTGTTGAGGAGCAAGGGGATGCATATGCAACAAGTTCTGATGCACTACTTTCAAATGGTCCATTCAAGTTAACTGATTGGAAGAGTACTTCTGACTCATGGACACTTGTAAAAAATGAAGATTATTGGGATGCGGATGCAGTTACCCTTCAAAAGATTAACTATGATGTTGTTAAGGATCCACAGGTCGGAGTTGATTTATACGAAAAAGGAAAACTTGACCGGACGGATTTGACTTCGGAATTAGTGGATGTGTATGCTGCAAACGATGATTATGAAGTGACACTTGGAACAGGTGTATATTTCCTTAAATTTAATCAAACAAAATCGGAAGCACTTGCAAACAAGAATATTCGTAAGGCACTAAGTCAGGCATTTAATAAGCAGGCATTAGTGGACGAAATTTTAAATGATGGATCGATTGTAGCAAAAGGCTTTGTCCCGAAAAATTTCGTGAAAATGCCAGAATCAGGCAAGGATTTCCGTGAAGCAAGCGGGGATCTATCAACCTATGATGCAGAATCTGCCAAGGAGCTCTGGAAAAGAGGCATGCAAGAGTTAGGTAAGGATAAAGTGGAACTTGAATTCTTATCTAGTGACAGTGAAACATCAAAAGAAATGGGCGAATTTATTGCCAATCAGTTAGAGCAAAATTTAGAAGGATTGGACATTACCTTGAAACAAGTACCATTTGAACAACGATTGGCACTTGATTCTGATATGGACTATCAAATTCAGTTTTCTTCCTGGTTCCCTGATTATTTAGATCCATATACATTCTTGAATCTATGGGTTACAGACGGCGGCAATAATAAGATGGGTTACTCGAATCCTGAATATGACGAATTATTGGCAAAAACAGCAAATGAATTGGCGCTTAAACCAGTTGAGCGTTACGACGCATTCTTACAAGCGGAGAAAATTCTGTTTGAAGATGCAGCAATTGCACCAGTATATCAGAGTGCGACAGCTCAATTAGTGTCTCCTAAAATGGAAGGCGTAATTAACAATTCATTTGGTGCACTTTATGAATACAAGTGGGCTTCAGTAGCTAAGTAA
- a CDS encoding M20 peptidase aminoacylase family protein, with protein MKWNTINQRIQETFTFLHGNAEISWKEHNTTKYVANILKESGCRVTTFDDCTGVIGEFGHFTKGLPIVAIRADMDALWQEVNGVFQANHSCGHDAHMAMVLGLLWALKENPELHDQIAVKFIFQPAEEKSAGALKMVEKGGIDNVDYLFGIHLRPAQETQMGYATPVIVHGATRKYRATIKGHDAHGARPHLNHNAIEIGAQLVDMMNNIHLDPRIPHTVKMTSFHAGGESINIIPGSATFSVDMRAQSNELINQLEKKVQGIFTAISDLYDISISVDEVSGVVAAKTNKEAIGIMKQAIGHSLGAGKIAPPLVTPGGDDFHYYTIKKPALKATMVGLGCNLKPGLHHPAMTFNKTALLNGVKILYHAILQTYGIKK; from the coding sequence ATGAAATGGAATACTATCAACCAACGGATTCAGGAAACATTTACATTTTTGCATGGCAATGCAGAAATCAGCTGGAAAGAGCATAATACCACGAAGTATGTGGCCAATATACTCAAGGAAAGTGGTTGTCGTGTAACAACTTTTGACGATTGCACAGGCGTAATCGGTGAGTTTGGACACTTCACCAAGGGGTTACCCATTGTTGCAATCCGGGCCGATATGGATGCTCTCTGGCAGGAAGTCAATGGAGTTTTCCAAGCTAATCATTCCTGTGGACACGATGCCCATATGGCAATGGTACTTGGCCTGCTTTGGGCCTTAAAAGAAAATCCCGAGCTTCACGACCAGATTGCTGTAAAATTTATTTTTCAACCAGCAGAAGAAAAAAGCGCCGGGGCATTAAAAATGGTTGAAAAGGGGGGAATCGATAATGTCGATTACTTATTCGGCATTCACCTGCGACCTGCACAAGAAACACAAATGGGCTATGCAACCCCAGTAATTGTCCATGGTGCAACACGAAAATATCGTGCAACAATTAAGGGACATGACGCACATGGCGCAAGGCCCCATCTTAATCATAATGCAATTGAAATTGGTGCACAGCTTGTTGACATGATGAACAATATCCATCTTGATCCACGGATTCCGCATACAGTGAAGATGACGTCATTTCATGCGGGTGGTGAGAGCATAAACATTATCCCGGGAAGTGCAACGTTTTCCGTTGATATGCGCGCGCAATCAAACGAGCTTATTAATCAACTGGAAAAAAAGGTTCAGGGAATCTTTACTGCAATCAGTGATCTATATGATATTTCCATTTCAGTCGATGAAGTAAGCGGAGTGGTAGCAGCAAAGACAAATAAAGAAGCAATCGGCATCATGAAGCAAGCTATTGGACATTCTTTGGGTGCAGGAAAGATTGCCCCTCCTCTCGTCACACCTGGTGGTGACGATTTTCATTATTATACAATCAAAAAACCGGCACTAAAAGCAACGATGGTTGGCCTTGGCTGCAATCTTAAACCTGGCCTGCATCACCCAGCCATGACATTTAACAAAACGGCTCTGCTTAACGGGGTGAAAATCCTTTACCATGCCATCCTGCAAACGTATGGAATAAAAAAGTAG
- a CDS encoding YkvA family protein has product MNYKDKLAKLDPAKAIKGSQKYFSENKFGAKMFKYSKILGTKLAYYSFLLFYTFKSQNTPKSAKLTIAGALGYLILPVDLIPDFIPLVGITDDSAVIVYAIYQIISHIDEPIKQKADEKMKKYFGEDYDKKDIDRDLVIDQKE; this is encoded by the coding sequence ATGAATTACAAAGATAAATTGGCGAAACTTGACCCGGCTAAAGCGATTAAAGGAAGTCAGAAATATTTCTCGGAAAATAAGTTTGGTGCAAAGATGTTTAAGTACTCGAAAATACTTGGAACAAAATTGGCCTATTACAGCTTTTTACTGTTCTATACATTTAAAAGTCAAAATACACCTAAATCAGCAAAACTAACGATTGCTGGGGCGCTTGGCTATCTCATATTGCCGGTTGACCTGATCCCGGACTTTATTCCCTTAGTCGGAATAACCGATGACAGTGCCGTGATTGTTTATGCGATCTATCAAATTATTTCCCATATAGATGAGCCAATTAAACAGAAGGCAGACGAGAAAATGAAAAAGTATTTTGGCGAAGATTATGATAAAAAGGATATAGACAGGGATTTAGTGATCGATCAAAAGGAATAG